The sequence CCCGCTCCCTCGAGATCAGCTCCCAGGCCGCCGCCTTCGCCACGCTGGGCATGGGGCTGATGGGCTGCGCGACGGCGATCGCGGTGCCGGTCTTGTACGCTCTGGCGACATGAGCGCGAGGAAGCGAGGACGACGGGCTGGTGACGCAGTCCGCCGTCTTCACCAGCCGGCACGTGAGACGGCAGGCTTTCGCACACGCAGGCCCATGGCCGTCAGCCCAGAAGCCATCGCGCGGCGACGATCAGCCCGAGCATGGTGAGGGCCGTGCCGAGGACCCGGTTGATCACGCGCGCGTGTCGCACCACGAAGGCGCGCGCCAGCGCGCTGGTGAGGAAGACCGAGACGAAGGCGAACCAGACGAAGTGCGAGGCCGAGACGAAGCCGCCGACGAGCAGCTGGTCGCCGAGCGACGTCTCGCCGCCGAGAACCTGGCTGAAGAGGGCGACGACGAAGAGAAAGGTCTTATAGTTCAGCGCGTTGGTCGCAAAGCCCGTACCGAAGCTCGCCGCCAGCCGCATGGTCCTGTCCGGCCCCGCGACGGCGTCCACGAGAGAGCCCGAGCGCATCGTGCGCACGCCGACATAGACGAGGAACGCGGCCCCTGCGACCTGGAGGACGTCGAGGAACCGGGGGGCGTGCGTCTCGACGAGCTCGAGCCCGAAGATCGCGAAGGCGACATGGAAGAGCACGCCGGTCGCGATCCCGAGAGATGCGGCGATTCCGGCGAGGCGGCCGTGAAGCGCGCTGCTGCGCGCGATCATGACGAAGTCCGGCCCAGGACTGACGACCGCGAGCCAGGTGATGCTCGCGACCAGAATGAGTTGGGACATGGGAATGCACCGTCGGATAGCCGGAAAAGCAGTCGTATTTCCGTATGAAGATGACGGAGCTTGACAGCGCATCATCGGTGTGACAATTGAAAGTTGCTCATGCTGAGCTTGACTATCATTCACGCTCGGAACTCGCTCCGTGGATTCCCGCCGCCTGCGCACGCTCAATCCGCTTCGCACCTTCCTCGTCGCAGCCCGCGAGGGCGGCTTCGCGGCGGCGGCCGATCGGCTCGCCCTGACGCATGCCGCCGTCAGCAAGCAGATCAGCGGGCTCGAGCAGGACCTCGGAGCGCGGCTGTTCGAGCGCAGTCCGCGCGCGGTGCGCCTGACCGCCGAGGGGCGGGAGCTGCACAGGCGGCTGGAATCGGTCTTCGCGGATCTCGACGTGGCCCTGGGCCGGTTCAGCGGAACCGCGCCGCGCTGCCTGACCATTTCCTGCGAGCCGACCTTGTGCGCGAAGCTCCTGATCCCGCTCATGCCGCTGACGGACGACGATCGGCAGGTCCAGATCCTCGCCGCCGGCGGGCCCGTCGACTTCGTCCGGCACGGCGTCGACGTCGCGTTCCGGCGTGACGACTTCCCGATCGACGCGGACGTCCCCGCGAGAGTCCTCGTCGACGAGCTGACGGGCCCGGTCGCGAGCCCCGCGCTCCTGGCCGAGGACGGCTCGCGGTGGGCCCGTGCTCCGACGGCCGTCCACGCCCGCACCCGGCCGGACGCGTGGTCGTCGTGGCTGCATCGAACGGGCCTTCCGAACCCCGCACGACGGGACGCGGTCTACGACAATCATCTGCTCGCCATCCAGGCCGCCTGCGCCGGCCAGGGCGTCGCGATGCTCTCGCCCTTCATGATCGCGGACGAGCTCGCGGACGGGCGGCTCGCCGCGCCCTTCGGGTTCACGCCCGACGGATCGCGCTACCTCGCCCTGTCACGCGTTCCGCTGAACGCCGATCCGGCGCTGGAGGCGCTCGTCGGGCGCGTGCATGCGCGCTTGAGGGCGATCGCCTGCGACCATGCCGCTCCCGGTCGAGCCCGCGTGACCGGCTGACCCGGTCGGCCCCGCCCTCACGCCTCCTCCGCCTCCATGGCGTCGGCGCGCAGCCGCCAGTCGCAGCCCTCGGCGAGCGCGTAGAGCCGCGCGGCCTCGGCGCGCGCGGCCGCCTCGTCCTCGGCGAGCACGGTGAACTCCTTCTGCGCGGAGCGGTGCTCGTGGCCGGTGTCGTCGGACACGGTCTTGTAGAAGATCACCCGAAAGCGCGGCATGGCTCGGCCCTCCTCCCGCCTCGCGAAATCCAGCGGGAGGTAATGCCGTGAGCCGGCGCAAAGGTCCCGATCGTCGGGACCTCCGGCGCCGGCCCGCGCGTCACGCCCGCGCGATCAGCGGATAGGCGCGCTTCACCGTCACCGCCACGGTGGCTGCGATGCCGGCCTTGATCAGGTCGCCCGGCACGAAGGCGGCGGAGCCCGTGACCGCCGCCACCGGGTCGACGCCGAAGCCGACGACCAGCCAGGCGATGCCGAACACGTAGATCACGCCGATGCCGCCCACGAGATTGGCGACGAAGGCGGTGGCGAGGTTGAGCCGCGGCCAGACGCGCTCGACGAGGAGGCCGACGACGAAGGCGCCGAGCGGCCAGGCGACGAGGAAACCGGCGGTGGGGCCGGCGAAGACCGAGAGCCCGCCGCGCCCGCCGGCGAGAACGGGAAGCCCGATCGCCACGAGGCCGAGGAAGAGCACGAGCGCCAGCCCGCCGCGCCGGGCGCCGAGGATCGAGCCCGCCAGCATGACGCCCAGAGTCTGGGCGGTGATCGGCACGTTGATGAGGGGTACGGTGATCGGGGGGAACAGGGCGAGCGCCGCCGTCAACGCGGCGAACAGGGCGATGTAGGCGATGTCCTTGGTGGCCATGCGGGTCCTCGACGCGTGGCGCCTCCGGCCGCCGAGCGCGGCCGCTCTCGGCGCAAGGCCGGTCGCGTAGCCGGAGGGGTCCCGTGCGTCAACTCGTCAATTCCGACAGGTGGGGAGGCCGGCCTGCGCTCCGGTCAGGCGTCGTCCTCGATCCCGCCGCGCGCCTCGATCGCCTCGGCCGCGGCCTCGGCCGTGGCGAGCGTGCGCACGATCAGCGGTACGGCGAGCGCGAGCGGGCTCGAGCCGAGCCCGCGGGCCGCCTGCGCTTCGCGGATCGCGCTCGCGGTCGCGGCGAGGACGGGCACGAAGCGGATGGCGAGCGAGAGCGCCAGCGCCACGCGCTCCGGCGCGACGCCGAGGGGGCGCAGCGGCGCCAGCGCGCGCGCGACGGCGTCGATCATGGCCGAGGCGGGCGTCGTCAGGGTGACGAGTGCGGCGGCGAGGATCAGCGCGCAAAAGCGCAGGGCGAGGGCCGCGCCGGCCTCCCACGAGACGAGGAGTCCCTGCAGCAGGAACAGGATCGCGAGGATCGACAGGAGCGGGCGCAGGGTCGCGACGGCGTCCCGCAGCGGCAGGCGCGCGGCCGGATAGAGCGCGAGCGCCGCCGCCAGCGCGGCGGCCAGCGCCGACGGCGCCGAGACGAGCATCAGCCCCGTGCCCGCGAGCGCGAGCGCGAGGAGCTTCACGCCGGCGGGGAGGCGATGGATCGGGCTGTCGCCGGGGCGATAGAGCGCGATCATGGGGCCTCCATCAACGCGCGATAGGCCGCGATCGCCTCCGCCGGGGGCGCGTCGGCGACGAGGCGGCCGCCGTCGACGACGAGGACGCGGTCGAAATCGGCGAGGAGGTCGAGATCGTGCGTCACGAGCATGATCCGCTGCGGCAGGTCGGCGAGGATGCGGGCGATCCGGCGCGTGTTGCGCAAGTCGAGCAGCGTCGTCGGCTCGTCGAGGACGAGGATCGCGGGCTCGGCCGCGAGCATGCCGGCGAGCGCGAGCAGCTGCTTCTCGCCCCCCGAGAGCAGATGCGCGCTCGCGTCCGCGAGATGCGCGAGCCCGAAGCGCGCGAGGGTCTCGGCCACACGCTCCGCCGTCTGCGCCTTCGAGAGTCCGAGGCGCTTGAGCCCGAAGGCGACGTCCTCGGAGACGATCGGGTAGACGATCTGGTTGTCCGGGTTCTGGAAGACGAAGCCGACCTTGCGGCGCACCGCCTTCGTGTCGGCGCGGGTGTCGAGGCCCTCGACCAGGACGCGGCCGGCGCTCGGCAGGACGAGGCCGTTGAGGAGGCGCGCGAGCGTGCTCTTGCCCGAGCCGTTGGCGCCGATCACGCCGACGCGGCGATCCTCGATCGTCACCGACAGATCGGCGAGGACGCGACGGCCGGCGAGGTCGACGCTGACGCTGTCGAGGGCGATGCTCATGACGCGGTGCGGGCCTTCGGAACGCGGCCGGGGATGCCGGCTCTCGGGTCTCGGGTGGTGAAGACCACGGGCGCGGCGCGGGCGCAAGCGCGGCCGCGGGAGGCGCGGGTCCGAAGGCCCGAGCGGCGGGGGGATGGGCCGCGGAAACTTTTTTCCGGGCCCGAATCGCTTGACGGGAAAGGCCTCGCGAGCCGGGCGGGGGAGGGCGGCGCGAAAAATCGAGAAAGGGCGCTTGACCCGGATCGGGCCCCCTCGTATACCCCGGCTCCCGACGCGGCGGGGCCTTCTCCGGAAGGTGAGCCGAGGCGGGCAGCTCTTTGACAGGTCGGGCTTTTTTCGGATTTCGGCGATCCTTTCGAGGGTGGCCGGGATGCGGGAAGAGCCCGGTTTGGTCGGTCTTCGGCGGCTTCGAAAAATTCTCGAAGAAGGCCGTTGACAGGGGGGTGGGGGATCGCTAGATAGCGCTCCTCACCGCGGCGGCGACGCCCGCCGCGCTCTCCGGACAGGACGGGACGACGACGCCGGCTTCGGCCGCGGTCACCCTGCGTGTTTGGGAACGCTCTTTGACATTGTCGAGAAGGAAGAAGGAGAAGCGTGGGCGGCCTTTCGTCCTTGCGGATCGGAGTTCGGACTTGCGTCGTGCGGTTCGGGTTTCGGTCGTGAGATGAGAGGCGAATTGCTCGCGACTTTTTCTGAAGGTCACAACGGCGTTTTCCGGAGACGGGAGCGTCGACATGTGACCCTCGTCTATTTCGCTGAGTAGTGAAGCCTTTGGATCTTATCTCTTCAACGTGAGAGTTTGATCCTGGCTCAGAGCGAACGCTGGCGGCAGGCTTAACACATGCAAGTCGAACGGTTCCTTCGGGGACAGTGGCAGACGGGTGAGTAACGCGTGGGAACGTGCCCATCGGTTCGGAATAACCCAGGGAAACTTGGGCTAATACCGGATACGTCCCTTCGGGGAGAAAGATTCATCGCCGATGGATCGGCCCGCGTCCGATTAGCTTGTTGGTGAGGTAACGGCTCACCAAGGCGACGATCGGTAGCTGGTCTGAGAGGATGATCAGCCACACTGGGACTGAGACACGGCCCAGACTCCTACGGGAGGCAGCAGTGGGGAATATTGGACAATGGGCGCAAGCCTGATCCAGCCATGCCGCGTGAGTGATGAAGGCCTTAGGGTTGTAAAGCTCTTTCGCACGCGACGATAATGACGGTAGCGTGAGAAGAAGCCCCGGCTAACTTCGTGCCAGCAGCCGCGGTAATACGAAGGGGGCTAGCGTTGCTCGGAATCACTGGGCGTAAAGGGCGCGTAGGCGGACATTTAAGTCGGGGGTGAAAGCCCAGGGCTCAACCCTGGAATTGCCTCCGATACTGGATGTCTAGAGACCGGAAGAGGTGAGTGGAACTGCGAGTGTAGAGGTGAAATTCGTAGATATTCGCAAGAACACCAGTGGCGAAGGCGGCTCACTGGTCCGGATCTGACGCTGAGGCGCGAAAGCGTGGGGAGCAAACAGGATTAGATACCCTGGTAGTCCACGCCGTAAACGATGAATGCCAGCCGTTGGCGTGCTTGCACGTCAGTGGCGCAGCTAACGCTTTGAGCATTCCGCCTGGGGAGTACGGCCGCAAGGTTAAAACTCAAAGGAATTGACGGGGGCCCGCACAAGCGGTGGAGCATGTGGTTTAATTCGAAGCAACGCGCAGAACCTTACCAGCCTTTGACATGTCCCGGACGGTTACCAGAGATGGTTTCTTCTCTTCGGAGCCGGGAACACAGGTGCTGCATGGCTGTCGTCAGCTCGTGTCGTGAGATGTTGGGTTAAGTCCCGCAACGAGCGCAACCCTCGCCCCTAGTTGCCATCATTCGGTTGGGCACTCTAGGGGGACTGCCGGCGATAAGCCGAGAGGAAGGTGGGGATGACGTCAAGTCCTCATGGCCCTTACGGGCTGGGCTACACACGTGCTACAATGGCGGTGACAATGGGCAGCGAAGGGGCGACCCGGAGCCAATCCCCAAAAGCCGTCTCAGTTCGGATTGCACTCTGCAACTCGAGTGCATGAAGGCGGAATCGCTAGTAATCGTGGATCAGCATGCCACGGTGAATACGTTCCCGGGCCTTGTACACACCGCCCGTCACACCATGGGAGTTGGTTCTACCCGACGGCGCTGCGCCAACCGCAAGGGGGCAGGCGACCACGGTAGGGTCAGCGACTGGGGTGAAGTCGTAACAAGGTAGCCGTAGGGGAACCTGCGGCTGGATCACCTCCTTTCTAAGGACGATTTCCATCAGGTCTCGGCTCTCTTCGGAGGGGCGCGCCCTGGACATCGGCTTAGGATATCAGCGGCGCATCGGCTTGCCGATGACGACCGCATTGCGGGACGGAACGGCCGCCTGCGCTTCTCTTTCTTCTCAGGATACAGGATCGAGCGGTGTCTCTTCGGGGCCCGCGCGTACGATCCCGGCATCGGGCCTGTAGCTCAGGTGGTTAGAGCGCACCCCTGATAAGGGTGAGGTCGGACGTTCGAGTCGTCCCAGGCCCACCAGTATCAGGACGCTTCGCCCGAGCGGCTTCCGCCGTAGGCGGCGAGCGCGACTGCGCGCCCGCGCCGTTGCGCGGAACGGCCGAAGGCCCGAAAGGGACGCATCTTCGGCCTCGCCGAAGATGGGGCCATAGCTCAGTTGGGAGAGCGCGTGCTTTGCAAGCATGAGGTCGTCGGTTCGATCCCGTCTGGCTCCACCATCTCGCGCCTTGCGCGCTGATGATCGTGTGACGCCGGCTGTATCCGTCGAGAGCAGAGTTCGCCCTGGAGAGAGATCTCCGGTGGCGATGTTTGACATCGTGAAGAGGATGGACGCGTCTGGGACACCAGCGCCGATCGGAAGATCGGAGCCCCGGGCGCGTTCGGCATAGGTGACGATCGTGGATCGTCGAGGCTCCGGCCTCGGCGGGCATGATCGTCTCTGGTCTTAATCTGACCGTGCGGGTCTTTACGGCCTGCATGGGCAGGATATCGGCTCGTCTCGCGCGCCGAGCGCGGGAGGGGCCAGTTCTCGGTCCGTGGTCGTGTTCCTCTCGAGGGATGCGCGCATGGATCATGGGAGCGATCAAGTGTCTTAAGGGCATTCGGTGGATGCCTTGGCGCTGAGAGGCGATGAAGGACGTGGTACGCTGCGATAAGCCTCGGGGAGCTGCGAACGCGCTTTGATCCGAGGATTTCCGAATGGGGAAACCCACCTTCGATTCCTCGTTGCTTGGATGCGAGCCTGGTGCCCGCATCTGAGTAACGTGGGGTCATGTGAAGGTATCAGATCCTGAATCCATAGGGATTTGAGGCGAACCCGGGGAACTGAAACATCTCAGTACCCGGAGGAAAGGACATCAACGAGACTCCGTTAGTAGTGGCGAGCGAACGCGGACCAGGCCAATGCCGTCTCGATTCTCAACCGGAACCGTCTGGAAAGTCGGGCATGATGGGTGACAGCCCCGTACGGGTTCAGGGATCGAGCGGATACGAGTAGGGCGGGACACGTGTAATCCTGTCTGAACATGGGGGGACCACCCTCCAAGCCTAAGTACTCCTCAGCGACCGATAGCGCACCAGTACCGTGAGGGAAAGGTGAAAAGCACCCCGACGAGGGGAGTGAAACAGATCCTGAAACCGGATGCCTACAAACAGTGGGAGCCCAAGGTTCGTCCTGGGTGACCGCGTACCTTTTGTATAATGGGTCAGCGACTTGGCGTGTCGAGCAAGCTTAAGCCGTGAGGCGTAGGCGCAGCGAAAGCGAGTCTGAACAGGGCGTTCAGTTCGGCGCGCCAGACCCGAAACCGGGTGATCTAGCCATGAGCAGGTTGAAGGTGCGGTAACACGCACTGGAGGACCGAACCGGTGTCCGTTGAAAAGGCCTCGGATGACTTGTGGCTAGGGGTGAAAGGCCAATCAAACCCGGAGATAGCTGGTTCTCCGCGAAAGCTATTTAGGTAGCGCCTCGCATGAATGCTCCAGGGGGTAGAGCACTGGATGGGCTAGGGCTGTCCACAACGGTACCAAACCTAACCAAACTCCGAATACCTGGAAGCACTGTGCGGGAGACACACGGCGGGTGCTAACGTCCGTCGTGGAGAGGGAAACAACCCTGACCTACAGCTAAGGCCCCCAATTCGTGGCTAAGTGGGAAAGGATGTGAGGACCCCAAAACAACCAGGAGGTTGGCTTAGAAGCAGCCATCCTTTAAAGAAAGCGTAACAGCTCACTGGTCTAGTCAAGGGTCCTTGCGCCGAAAATGTAACGGGGCTCAAGCCACGAGCCGAAGCTTGGGGTGCATCTTCGGATGCGCGGTAGCGGAGCGTTCCGTAGGCCTGTGAAGGGAGACCCGCGAGGGCTCCTGGAGGTATCGGAAGTGCGAATGCTGACATGAGTAACGACAAACAGCGTGAGAGACGCTGTCGCCGAAAGTCCAAGGGTTCCTGCGTAAAGTTAATCTGCGCAGGGTCAGCCGGCCCCTAAGGCGAGGCCGAAAGGCGTAGTCGATGGGAATCAGGTGAATAGTCCTGAGCCAGCGGGTGGTGACGGATCCAAGACGTCGTAGGGCCTTATCGGATTGGCTCTGCGGCCGGCGGGTCCCGGGAAACAGCCCCCGCGCGAGACCGTACCCGAAACCGACACAGGTGGACTGGCAGAGCATGCCAAGGCGCTTGAGAGAACGATGCTGAAGGAACTCGGCAAATTACCTCCGTAACTTCGGGATAAGGAGGCCTTCCGTTTGGGCAACCAGGCGGGAGGGGCACAGACCAGGGGGTGGCGACTGTTTAGCAAAAACACAGGGCTCTGCGAAGTCGGCAAGACGACGTATAGGGTCTGACGCCTGCCCGGTGCCGGAAGGTTAAGAGGAGAGGTTCACGCCTTGAATCGAAGCCCCGGTAAACGGCGGCCGTAACTATAACGGTCCTAAGGTAGCGAAATTCCTTGTCGGGTAAGTTCCGACCTGCACGAATGGCGTAACGACTTCCCCGCTGTCTCCAGCATCGGCTCAGTGAAATTGAATTCCCCGTGAAGATGCGGGGTTCCTGCGGTCAGACGGAAAGACCCCGTGCACCTTTACTGTAGCTTTGCGCTGGCATTCGTGTCGGCATGTGTAGGATAGGTGGAAGGCTTTGAAGCGCGGGCGCCAGCTCGCGTGGAGCCGCCCTTGAAATACCACCCTTGGCGACATGGATGTCTAACCGCGATCCGTCATCCGGGTCCGGGACAGCGCATGGCAGGCAGTTTGACTGGGGCGGTCGCCTCCCAAAGAGTAACGGAGGCGCGCGACGGTGGGCTCAGACCGGTCGGAAATCGGTCGTCGAGTGCAATGGCATAAGCCCGCCTGACTGCGAGACGGACATGTCGAGCAGAGACGAAAGTCGGCCATAGTGATCCGGTGGTCCCGCGTGGGTGGGCCATCGCTCAACGGATAAAAGGTACGCCGGGGATAACAGGCTGATGATCTCCAAGAGTCCATATCGACGAGATCGTTTGGCACCTCGATGTCGACTCATCACATCCTGGGGCTGGAGCAGGTCCCAAGGGTTCGGCTGTTCGCCGATTAAAGTGGTACGTGAGTTGGGTTCAGAACGTCGTGAGACAGTTCGGTCCCTATCTGCCGTGGGTGTCGGAGATTTGAGAGGATCTGTCCCTAGTACGAGAGGACCGGGATGGACGCACCTCTGGTGGACCTGTCGTGGCGCCAGCCGCGGTGCAGGGTAGCTATGTGCGGACGGGATAACCGCTGAAGGCATCTAAGCGGGAAACCCACCTCGAAACGAGATCTCCCTCGAGAGCCGTGGTAGACCACCACGTCGATAGGCCGGGCGTGCAAGCGCAGCAATGCGTTGAGCTTACCGGTACTAATCGCTCGATCGGCTTGATCGCCTCCCATGATCCCTGCGCGCCCGAGGCGCGCGGAAACGAGAACGCGGTTCCTCGGAACCGGACCAGAGACACCTCATCACCTATGCGCGCTGTCTGTCCTTCGCCGGCCCGGTGACCGGAGCGAGGAGCATAAAACCCGATCCCATCCCGAACTCGGCCGTTAAACTCCTCAGCGCCGATGGTACTGTGACACAAGTCCCGGGAGAGTAGGTCGTCGCCGGGCCTGCAAAGGACAGACAACGCGCACCCCAGCCGAAAACCCCATCCTCTTCACGACGCCAGAACCCGCCGGCCCCGATCCCGCGAAAGGGACACATCGGGGCCGTTCGCGTTCGAGGCGAAAACGCCCTGCCGCGGGGTGGAGCAGCCCGGTAGCTCGTCAGGCTCATAACCTGAAGGTCGCAGGTTCAAATCCTGCCCCCGCAACCAAAACACAAAGCCCCGCAGGCGAAAGCCGCGGGGCTTTCTGCTGTCCGGGCCCTGCCCTCCCCGGCGATCGCGCAGAGCGTCAGGATCCGCGCCAGATCGCCGTGGAGCGTCAGCGCGACGCCGCCCCCCTCTCTCGGGACGACCACGATCTTCTCGATCATCGAGCGGATCGGCTCTATCGCGTCATCGGGACGTTCGGCGCCACCGAAGCGCTCCTCGAGCGCCGCAATGCGCCATGCGTAGAGATCGGCGACGTTCCGGTGGAACAAACCCGCCGGCTTCGGCTTCGGCGGGTCGCGCGCCGCTGCTCGAGGCGCGCCTCCTCGACCTTCGGGCCGCTATCGAACCGTGTGATCACCGGCTTGCCGCCGAACGACCCGGGCCGTTTCAACGGCTAGAGCAGATTCTCACCACTCGGGTTCATATCCTGCTGCGGTGAAGAAGTTCGCGCATTCCTCTGGCGGGAAGGCTTCGATGGCGTCGGCGACGGCGCTCCAGAGGGCGTCGCGCGTCCGGGCGGCGACCTTCCTGAGCAGGGCCTTCAGCTTGGCGAAGGCGTTCTCGATGGGGTTGAAGTCCGGGCTGTAGGGCGGCAGGAAGCGCAGCTCGGCTCCGGCCGCCTCGATGGCCTCGCGCACGGCGGGGGTCTTGTGGCTGGCGAGGTTGTCCATGATCACCACGTCGCCGGGGCTCAGCGTCGGAACCAGGACCTGCTGGACGTAGGCGAGGAAGCTCGCCGCGTTGATCGCGCCGTCGATCAGCATCGGCGCGTCGATCCCGCC comes from Salinarimonas sp. and encodes:
- a CDS encoding biotin transporter BioY → MATKDIAYIALFAALTAALALFPPITVPLINVPITAQTLGVMLAGSILGARRGGLALVLFLGLVAIGLPVLAGGRGGLSVFAGPTAGFLVAWPLGAFVVGLLVERVWPRLNLATAFVANLVGGIGVIYVFGIAWLVVGFGVDPVAAVTGSAAFVPGDLIKAGIAATVAVTVKRAYPLIARA
- a CDS encoding LysE family translocator, which produces MSQLILVASITWLAVVSPGPDFVMIARSSALHGRLAGIAASLGIATGVLFHVAFAIFGLELVETHAPRFLDVLQVAGAAFLVYVGVRTMRSGSLVDAVAGPDRTMRLAASFGTGFATNALNYKTFLFVVALFSQVLGGETSLGDQLLVGGFVSASHFVWFAFVSVFLTSALARAFVVRHARVINRVLGTALTMLGLIVAARWLLG
- a CDS encoding energy-coupling factor ABC transporter ATP-binding protein is translated as MSIALDSVSVDLAGRRVLADLSVTIEDRRVGVIGANGSGKSTLARLLNGLVLPSAGRVLVEGLDTRADTKAVRRKVGFVFQNPDNQIVYPIVSEDVAFGLKRLGLSKAQTAERVAETLARFGLAHLADASAHLLSGGEKQLLALAGMLAAEPAILVLDEPTTLLDLRNTRRIARILADLPQRIMLVTHDLDLLADFDRVLVVDGGRLVADAPPAEAIAAYRALMEAP
- a CDS encoding LysR family transcriptional regulator; protein product: MDSRRLRTLNPLRTFLVAAREGGFAAAADRLALTHAAVSKQISGLEQDLGARLFERSPRAVRLTAEGRELHRRLESVFADLDVALGRFSGTAPRCLTISCEPTLCAKLLIPLMPLTDDDRQVQILAAGGPVDFVRHGVDVAFRRDDFPIDADVPARVLVDELTGPVASPALLAEDGSRWARAPTAVHARTRPDAWSSWLHRTGLPNPARRDAVYDNHLLAIQAACAGQGVAMLSPFMIADELADGRLAAPFGFTPDGSRYLALSRVPLNADPALEALVGRVHARLRAIACDHAAPGRARVTG
- a CDS encoding energy-coupling factor transporter transmembrane protein EcfT, encoding MIALYRPGDSPIHRLPAGVKLLALALAGTGLMLVSAPSALAAALAAALALYPAARLPLRDAVATLRPLLSILAILFLLQGLLVSWEAGAALALRFCALILAAALVTLTTPASAMIDAVARALAPLRPLGVAPERVALALSLAIRFVPVLAATASAIREAQAARGLGSSPLALAVPLIVRTLATAEAAAEAIEARGGIEDDA